From a region of the Arachis ipaensis cultivar K30076 chromosome B09, Araip1.1, whole genome shotgun sequence genome:
- the LOC107618293 gene encoding peptidyl-prolyl cis-trans isomerase — protein MANPRVFFDMTIGGQPAGRIIMELFADTTPRTAENFRALCTGEKGVGRSGKPLHYKGSSFHRVIPNFMCQGGDFTAGNGTGGESIYGSKFADENFIKKHTGPGILSMANAGQNTNGSQFFICTAKTEWLDGKHVVFGQVVEGLDVVREIEKVGSSSGRTSKPVVVADCGQLS, from the coding sequence ATGGCAAATCCTAGGGTGTTCTTTGACATGACCATCGGAGGCCAGCCAGCTGGCCGCATCATCATGGAGCTCTTCGCCGACACAACGCCGAGGACCGCCGAGAACTTCCGTGCACTATGTACCGGTGAGAAGGGAGTTGGCCGCAGCGGGAAGCCCCTCCACTACAAGGGCTCCTCCTTCCACCGTGTCATCCCCAACTTCATGTGCCAGGGTGGTGACTTCACCGCAGGAAACGGCACCGGCGGCGAATCAATTTATGGCAGCAAGTTCGCTGACGAGAATTTCATCAAGAAGCACACCGGACCGGGTATCCTGTCGATGGCGAATGCGGGTCAGAACACTAACGGATCTCAGTTCTTCATTTGCACCGCGAAGACAGAGTGGTTGGATGGGAAGCATGTTGTGTTCGGGCAGGTTGTCGAGGGCCTGGATGTCGTGAGGGAGATCGAGAAGGTTGGGTCCAGCTCTGGCAGGACGTCGAAGCCAGTGGTCGTCGCTGACTGCGGTCAACTGTCTTAG